The following are encoded in a window of Phaseolus vulgaris cultivar G19833 chromosome 3, P. vulgaris v2.0, whole genome shotgun sequence genomic DNA:
- the LOC137806218 gene encoding ABC transporter G family member 21-like — translation MMPPQQENAVTPDIPAVPNLPENSSVHAEPSSSAANHIHNNNHSHQHPQSNIPPPRFSVLRQSLRPVTLKFEDVSYSITFGREKNGCVSSQKPKHTRTVLNGVSGMVGPGEVMAMLGPSGSGKTTLLTALAGRLAGKLSGAVTYNNHPFSSSMRRNIGFVSQDDVLYPHLTVIETLGYAAMLKLPKSLTREEKMEQAEMIIGELGLSQCRNSRVGGGAAFFRGISGGERKRVSIGQEMLVNPSLLLLDEPTSGLDSTTAQRIVAMLHGLARSGRTVVTTIHQPSSRLFWMFDKVLLLSEGCPIFTGQASQAMNYLDSIGFVPTFSFINPADFLLDLANGVVVDVKEDEHLDQHEDQASIKQFLVSSYKKNVYPLLKQEIQQNHRELAFFASRTFGSSENQWTTSWWEQFMVLLKRGLKERRHESYSSLRIFQVLSVSILSGLLWWHSDPSQIQDQVGLLFFFSIFWGFFPLFNAIFAFPLDRPMLIKERSSGMYHLSSYYVARTVGDLPMELVLPTIFVTISYWMEGLKPSLVTFVFTLLIMLFNVLVSQGIGLALGAILIDVKQATTLASVTMLVFLLAGGYYIQKIPFFISWLKYISFSHYCYKLLAGVQYSVNEVYECGHGLHCKIRDFPAIKCLGLDNLWKDVVVLTIMLIGYRVVAYLALRKGLYH, via the exons ATGATGCCCCCTCAGCAAGAAAACGCTGTTACACCTGACATTCCGGCCGTCCCCAACCTCCCGGAAAACAGCTCCGTCCACGCCGAACCATCTTCCTCCGCCGCCAATCACATTCACAACAACAATCATTCTCACCAACACCCACAGTCAAATATTCCACCACCAAGATTTTCTGTTCTTCGTCAATCCCTTCGCCCCGTTACCCTCAAA TTTGAGGATGTTTCCTACAGCATAACTTTCGGAAGGGAGAAGAATGGTTGTGTATCTTCTCAAAAACCAAAGCACACAAGAACAGTGTTGAATGGTGTGAGTGGAATGGTGGGGCCAGGGGAGGTAATGGCAATGTTGGGTCCCTCAGGGAGTGGCAAGACCACTTTACTCACTGCCCTCGCCGGCCGTCTCGCCGGAAAACTCTCCGGCGCCGTAACGTACAACAACCACCCTTTCTCCAGCTCCATGAGGCGCAACATAGGGTTTGTGTCCCAAGACGATGTCTTGTACCCTCACCTCACTGTGATCGAGACTCTAGGTTACGCCGCCATGTTGAAACTTCCAAAGAGTTTGAcaagggaagagaaaatggAGCAGGCTGAAATGATTATTGGGGAACTGGGGTTGTCGCAGTGCCGAAACAGCCGCGTTGGTGGCGGCGCCGCCTTTTTTCGGGGGATTTCAGGCGGCGAGCGAAAGCGGGTGAGCATAGGACAGGAGATGTTGGTAAACCCAAGTTTGTTGTTGCTTGATGAGCCGACATCGGGGTTGGACTCCACCACTGCCCAACGCATCGTGGCAATGCTTCATGGTCTTGCCCGAAGTGGTCGGACGGTGGTGACCACCATTCACCAACCTTCGAGCAGGTTGTTTTGGATGTTTGATAAGGTGTTGCTGCTGTCGGAGGGGTGCCCGATTTTCACCGGGCAAGCATCTCAGGCCATGAATTATCTTGACTCCATTGGGTTTGTGCCCACTTTCAGTTTCATCAACCCAGCTGATTTTCTACTTGACCTTGCTAATG GTGTAGTTGTTGATGTCAAAGAAGATGAACATTTAGATCAGCATGAGGATCAAGCTTCAATCAAACAATTCCTAGTTTCATCGTATAAGAAGAATGTATATCCTCTTCTAAaacaagagattcaacaaaatCACAGAGAACTAGCCTTTTTTGCTTCAAGAACATTTGGAA GTTCTGAGAACCAATGGACCACTAGCTGGTGGGAACAATTCATGGTTCTGCTTAAGAGAGGTTTGAAAGAGAGGAGACATGAATCTTACTCTAGCCTAAGAATTTTCCAAGTCTTGTCTGTCTCAATCCTCTCAGGACTTCTATGGTGGCATTCTGATCCCTCACAGATACAAGACCAG GTAGGTCTGCTAttcttcttctccatcttctgGGGTTTTTTCCCTCTCTTCAATGCCATATTTGCTTTTCCTCTTGACCGACCAATGTTGATAAAAGAAAGATCATCAGGAATGTACCATTTATCCTCATACTATGTTGCCAGGACAGTTGGGGACTTACCAATGGAGCTTGTGCTTCCTACAATCTTTGTAACAATATCTTATTGGATGGAAGGTCTCAAGCCTTCCCTAGTTACGTTTGTGTTTACTCTCTTGATCATGCTTTTCAATGTGCTAGTTTCTCAAGGAATAGGCCTTGCACTTGGGGCCATTCTGATTGATGTCAAACAAGCCACAACCTTAGCCTCAGTGACCATGCTGGTGTTTCTTTTAGCTGGGGGTTACTACATTCAAAAAATTCCATTCTTTATATCTTGGTTGAAGTACATCTCTTTCAGTCACTATTGCTATAAGCTTCTTGCAGGAGTGCAATACTCAGTAAATGAAGTCTATGAGTGTGGACATGGCTTACATTGTAAGATCAGAGACTTTCCTGCCATAAAGTGTCTAGGGCTTGATAATTTGTGGAAAGATGTGGTTGTGTTGACTATAATGTTGATTGGATATAGAGTTGTGGCATATCTAGCTCTGAGGAAGGGGCTATATCATTGA